The following coding sequences lie in one Thalassoglobus polymorphus genomic window:
- a CDS encoding carboxymuconolactone decarboxylase family protein: protein MANFSVHTIETANDDSKPLLEDSKKAYGFIPNLHAVMAESPALLEAYQSLTDIFDNKTNLSTTEQQIITMTNNRLNGCSYCMAAHTSIMQAGKVPEDVIKSLRDGTAIADPKLEALRLFAEKVNLQRGNLNDGDIEELLAAGYTKQTVFDVIVGTAFKVLSNYTNHIGDTPLDRNFSKNEWSSEA, encoded by the coding sequence ATGGCCAACTTTAGCGTTCACACGATCGAGACTGCCAATGACGACAGCAAGCCCCTGCTGGAAGATAGTAAGAAGGCGTATGGCTTTATTCCCAACCTTCATGCCGTGATGGCCGAGTCCCCTGCCCTGCTGGAAGCGTACCAGTCGCTCACCGATATCTTCGACAACAAAACGAATCTTTCAACGACGGAGCAGCAGATTATTACGATGACCAACAACCGGCTGAACGGTTGCTCGTACTGCATGGCAGCTCACACATCGATCATGCAGGCTGGAAAGGTTCCGGAAGACGTCATCAAATCATTGCGAGACGGAACAGCGATCGCCGACCCAAAACTGGAAGCCCTCCGCCTCTTCGCCGAGAAGGTGAATCTGCAACGAGGCAACCTCAACGATGGAGATATCGAAGAGTTGCTGGCTGCCGGTTATACGAAGCAAACAGTCTTCGACGTGATCGTCGGAACTGCCTTCAAGGTGCTATCGAACTACACGAACCACATTGGCGATACCCCGCTCGATCGCAACTTTTCAAAGAACGAGTGGAGTTCAGAGGCCTAA
- a CDS encoding beta-galactosidase trimerization domain-containing protein, whose product MKFILSAMLFFLLGSTARAEPIFVEAENFTSTTDAWKVSKNQQTRSASRLHTLHGASGDPRGSARRAIEIKQPGNYRIWVRYLHHERFRGPFRLAVLHGDTAIGKDFDLQSKPDAKSWAYVWDYVDADLPAGTVDLKFTKFEQKNCSGYVRHLDCVLLTTDKTMVPSHLPYGEQTFLRVTLGKVYDEPVYVHIFADHYRSPWYQHFSLSKAGAQPGLRPKDSERMLGGEQTPWCNITPMLYQDSGAILNISMRHTYHQHAAKLQARLEFATAADEQSIVRTMDVKSDPNGLVVVVPPDLTTAENLSRLKRDSNFAEATGRIADAFDWPEIGRKPQKFPFFVSATVGGYGTQVDKSVSEREWKTLDYFGFWNRTRSYIGGVWYMQNGSYCSPDIERMKERAAAKASEFRNSGKSIHDIVFCMLTDEPTGQPAAFMAQDEAYVTAFQAWLKKLGKSPADLLVSNWDEVKPVPDNQRDEFPALHYFTQRFRTRALGDFMATQRGILEEAYGRSLPTLVNFSDGATYHANMYGQGVDYFELLDADDQNAIWSEDWANGASSYQCGAYNVDLMRAASRERGQSIGHYLVTHAGRKSWDIKLKAASETARGVRIWKNFSYGVSWGSHEGGPAWKSHTWYSKPETWRANAEVVREIGGAEDLLLSATAAPAEVAILYSSSSDAWTMNRNHAFGFNRMHTWMALAHAQIPVDFLGERQVERGVLKDYKVCYVDGPNLTLEAARKLSEWVASGGTLYLSAGAASRDEYNRPLELFDSQLDSQRDSLETLQPFLNSGSYVHILQPRDQVVADGVTLDVLSVRQHQTPSKGGEVLATFEDGTAAIIRTNVGTGVIYSVGFLPALDYIRQAVVARREVQASRTTEEDVAANRTSAPTPTLDVPEKATATTLAADARLNRSYNPWEFPAKTRELILQPVRAAGVDPPLTCNVPLVDAILLQAENGAVIPIANYTLTPIKKLEFRLRSPRPVTRVESIHHASIPFEIVDSGTIKFLLPLDASDYIKVYY is encoded by the coding sequence ATGAAATTCATTCTCTCCGCGATGCTGTTTTTCTTGCTTGGCTCAACTGCTCGGGCAGAACCGATCTTTGTCGAGGCGGAGAACTTTACGTCGACGACCGACGCCTGGAAGGTGTCGAAAAATCAACAGACTCGGTCGGCGTCGCGATTGCACACTTTGCATGGTGCCTCGGGAGATCCACGCGGAAGCGCCCGCCGGGCAATCGAAATCAAACAGCCAGGCAACTACCGAATCTGGGTTCGCTATCTGCACCATGAACGTTTTCGCGGGCCGTTTCGACTCGCCGTGCTGCATGGCGACACGGCGATTGGGAAAGACTTTGACCTTCAATCAAAACCGGATGCGAAGAGCTGGGCATATGTGTGGGACTACGTCGATGCTGACTTACCCGCCGGGACCGTCGATTTAAAGTTTACGAAATTTGAACAGAAGAACTGTTCAGGTTATGTGCGACATCTCGACTGCGTCCTGCTGACTACCGATAAAACGATGGTCCCCAGCCATCTGCCTTATGGAGAACAAACGTTTCTGCGAGTAACTTTGGGGAAGGTCTACGACGAGCCTGTCTATGTTCACATCTTTGCGGATCACTATCGTTCGCCGTGGTATCAACACTTCAGTCTCTCCAAGGCAGGCGCACAACCGGGTTTGCGGCCAAAGGATAGCGAACGAATGCTGGGCGGCGAGCAGACTCCGTGGTGTAACATCACACCTATGCTCTACCAGGACAGCGGGGCGATTCTGAACATCAGCATGAGGCACACGTATCATCAGCATGCCGCAAAATTGCAGGCCCGGTTGGAGTTCGCCACGGCAGCAGACGAGCAGTCAATCGTACGAACGATGGACGTGAAGAGTGATCCAAACGGTTTGGTCGTTGTCGTTCCGCCTGATTTGACAACCGCAGAAAATCTCAGTCGATTAAAGCGAGACTCAAACTTCGCTGAAGCGACCGGTCGAATCGCAGATGCTTTCGATTGGCCCGAGATCGGCAGGAAGCCACAAAAGTTCCCGTTCTTCGTCAGCGCAACCGTCGGAGGTTACGGCACACAAGTCGACAAGTCGGTCAGCGAGCGCGAATGGAAAACGCTGGATTACTTCGGCTTCTGGAATCGTACCCGGTCGTACATTGGTGGTGTTTGGTACATGCAGAATGGTTCGTATTGCAGTCCCGACATTGAACGAATGAAGGAGCGAGCCGCCGCGAAGGCCTCTGAATTTCGTAACAGCGGCAAGTCAATTCACGACATTGTCTTCTGCATGCTCACCGATGAACCGACGGGGCAACCGGCGGCGTTTATGGCTCAAGATGAAGCCTATGTGACCGCCTTTCAGGCTTGGTTGAAGAAGCTGGGCAAGTCGCCAGCCGACTTACTCGTGTCGAATTGGGATGAGGTGAAACCTGTGCCGGACAACCAACGCGACGAGTTTCCAGCGTTACATTACTTCACTCAACGGTTTCGTACCCGTGCACTGGGTGACTTCATGGCGACTCAACGGGGGATTCTGGAAGAGGCCTATGGTCGATCTCTACCGACACTCGTCAACTTCAGCGATGGTGCGACGTATCATGCCAACATGTACGGACAAGGAGTTGACTATTTTGAATTACTGGACGCTGATGACCAGAATGCGATTTGGAGTGAAGACTGGGCTAACGGGGCGTCCAGTTATCAGTGCGGAGCATACAACGTCGACTTGATGCGTGCAGCCTCGCGTGAACGGGGGCAATCGATCGGACACTATCTGGTGACTCACGCCGGTCGTAAATCCTGGGACATCAAACTCAAAGCTGCGAGCGAAACAGCGAGAGGAGTTCGGATCTGGAAGAACTTTTCGTATGGCGTAAGTTGGGGGAGTCACGAAGGTGGACCTGCATGGAAAAGCCATACCTGGTATTCGAAACCTGAGACGTGGCGTGCCAACGCTGAAGTTGTCCGGGAAATTGGCGGTGCGGAAGATCTGCTACTGTCGGCGACGGCCGCACCTGCTGAAGTCGCCATTCTATATTCTTCTTCCTCAGATGCTTGGACAATGAACCGCAATCACGCGTTCGGCTTCAACCGCATGCATACCTGGATGGCACTGGCTCATGCTCAAATTCCCGTCGACTTCTTAGGAGAGAGACAGGTCGAACGTGGCGTCCTGAAGGACTATAAAGTCTGTTACGTCGATGGCCCAAACCTGACACTCGAAGCGGCACGTAAGTTAAGTGAGTGGGTCGCCTCAGGCGGAACGCTGTATCTGTCGGCGGGGGCAGCCAGTCGCGATGAGTACAATCGTCCACTCGAACTCTTCGATTCGCAGTTGGATTCGCAGCGCGACTCTCTGGAAACGCTCCAGCCTTTTTTGAATTCGGGCAGCTACGTCCATATTCTACAACCGCGAGATCAAGTTGTGGCTGATGGCGTAACACTGGACGTTCTATCGGTTCGTCAGCATCAAACTCCGAGTAAAGGCGGCGAAGTCTTAGCGACGTTTGAAGACGGAACTGCAGCCATAATTCGCACGAATGTTGGCACCGGAGTGATCTATTCGGTGGGATTCCTGCCTGCGCTGGACTACATCAGGCAGGCCGTTGTCGCGCGACGCGAAGTGCAAGCCTCGCGGACCACTGAAGAAGATGTGGCGGCCAACCGTACGTCAGCACCAACGCCAACACTCGACGTTCCCGAAAAAGCGACTGCCACAACTTTGGCGGCGGACGCGCGTCTGAATCGATCGTACAATCCTTGGGAATTTCCTGCCAAAACCCGCGAATTGATTCTGCAGCCAGTGCGGGCTGCGGGTGTCGATCCTCCACTCACTTGCAACGTCCCGCTTGTTGATGCGATTTTGCTACAGGCTGAAAACGGAGCCGTCATACCGATCGCAAATTACACGCTGACGCCAATCAAGAAGCTTGAATTCCGCCTGCGCAGTCCACGACCAGTCACTCGGGTTGAGTCGATTCATCACGCATCCATTCCCTTTGAAATAGTCGACAGCGGAACTATCAAATTCTTGTTACCACTCGACGCCAGCGACTACATCAAAGTGTACTATTGA
- a CDS encoding peroxiredoxin-like family protein: MNTKTIPLTIVTLTIALTVTSGCTESANSQSENPAATQPEDLPMLSEQLEEKAASSVTRIPEDVRQAYAQGIEKVRATGIEKSAKQVGDAAIDAQLTGWDGSTVKLSELWQEGPIVLMWYRGGWCPYCNIQLRAMQQSMDKIENSGAKLVVLTPELPEKAKETAEANDLDLVALHDKDNALARKYGLVFQLPEAIIPAYRDKLKLPEYNGNDAMELPLSATYVIDQSGKITYAFLDADYKKRAEPADVIKAVEAAAQK, from the coding sequence ATGAACACCAAAACAATTCCTCTCACTATCGTCACGCTGACCATCGCATTGACCGTAACCAGCGGGTGCACAGAAAGTGCGAATTCTCAAAGCGAGAACCCCGCAGCAACTCAACCAGAAGATCTTCCCATGCTTTCCGAACAGCTTGAAGAAAAAGCTGCCTCAAGCGTAACGCGAATTCCGGAAGACGTTCGTCAGGCATACGCACAAGGAATCGAGAAAGTCCGTGCGACCGGCATCGAGAAATCTGCCAAGCAGGTTGGCGATGCGGCGATTGACGCTCAATTGACAGGTTGGGACGGCAGCACAGTCAAGCTCAGTGAGCTTTGGCAGGAAGGACCGATCGTTCTAATGTGGTATCGAGGAGGCTGGTGTCCTTACTGCAACATTCAGCTGCGAGCCATGCAGCAGAGCATGGACAAAATCGAAAATTCCGGAGCAAAGTTGGTTGTTCTGACACCAGAACTTCCAGAGAAAGCCAAAGAAACAGCCGAGGCAAATGATCTGGATCTCGTAGCATTGCACGATAAAGACAATGCACTGGCGAGAAAGTATGGACTCGTCTTTCAACTTCCTGAAGCGATCATTCCGGCATACCGCGACAAACTCAAATTGCCCGAATACAACGGTAACGACGCAATGGAGCTACCACTTTCAGCAACCTACGTCATAGATCAGTCCGGCAAGATCACCTACGCGTTCCTGGATGCGGACTACAAGAAACGAGCCGAACCGGCTGACGTCATCAAAGCAGTGGAAGCGGCTGCACAAAAGTAG
- a CDS encoding DUF1553 domain-containing protein gives MLPAFEVAAEGEAAEGENEPILEWRFDGESQPGSWQGKFGATASGPRPPRYPGFSETNNSATFVGHEGWILVKDHERGGFTNVRFGAGETFAFEAWVKLKSIGKGRMVYLIGKGRHRKFGENLNENNQNYAFRLKGTGDGAKLGFLFTSEHPETKEPDWHRWWSNAEMPLNGWHHLAFDFTFGKADSLHAYIDGKPVDGVWDLSGPTSHSPVQDTDDLVIGTGYGRSSAESFQGWMDNIAIYRKPFSPEVIAQRYSYVPPPPPVTREMIPSGKVLVQISEEGVPASNNWPEEPLVTETYHEDVFGLFELPQKYVATGVRGDRANPSHLRASAIVKLPAGKHRLLLRGRGVCRLSIDGKKLLETSARPNDPGGYEKLSVQDNYLDLGPDFRFAPPGNRDAWCEFETSGGEHFVILETLVGGVTGGGRFRPEVGETVVAVSLEGSESWSLLSAGDREVSYTDEGWQEYEAERREVLARVNAAARAERRAAHQVYWDGRRAAAAAWLAETDKVNVPELPDDAPAHNAIDHFIAARIAESKQDSTKADQGGVDYFKEIRPLLESRCYECHQGGKAQGNLRIDDHASILKGGDSETPAIVPGNIDESELIARITSKDEYVVMPPKGAPLTDDEVALLKRWIEEGAVWPQFDIENFEPTPLADDLSFLRRVTLDTVGVTPTEAEIAAFMNDNPETRRANVIDRLLNDPRWADHWMGYWLDVLAENPNMINPTLNNTGPFRWWLYESLLDNKPADLFVTELIRMEGSERFGGPAGFGTASQNDLPMAAKGIIVSSAFLGVEMKCARCHDAPTHVSMQEDLLQLAALLKQKTITLPESSSVPLGRLEQTGRKPLIEVTLEPGTQVQPAWPFERYCDESVADSLAEHPENSRDRLAALITAPQNERFAQVMVNRVWQRLMGRGLVPSLSDWEKNSPSHPDLLRWLGHQFVASGYDMKAVSRLILNSHAYQRATDPTLTETSPLFISPAPRRLTAEQIVDSVFHATGTPFDLEEVSLDIDGVRSIKTTITLGHARRSWMLASTSNERDRPSLSLPRITAVTSVLKTFGWRGARQDPQSLRDTDSNILQPAIYANGVMSIWLTRLSDRHGITQLVMEDQSVEQLVDRLFLKLLTRKPSAEEKELYVNLLSKGYDTRVIPESKRIKPTPGKREPVRYVTWSNHVDGPANELAVQQEAEARRGDPPTNALDNDWRLRMEDVLWAILNAPEWVYTP, from the coding sequence ATGTTGCCTGCGTTTGAGGTCGCCGCTGAGGGAGAGGCCGCTGAGGGTGAGAATGAACCGATACTGGAATGGCGATTTGATGGGGAGTCGCAACCCGGTTCGTGGCAAGGCAAATTCGGAGCGACCGCCAGTGGCCCCCGTCCGCCGCGTTATCCGGGATTTTCTGAAACAAACAACAGTGCGACCTTTGTCGGTCATGAAGGCTGGATTCTTGTCAAAGATCACGAACGAGGCGGATTTACGAATGTTCGCTTTGGGGCGGGAGAGACATTTGCGTTCGAAGCTTGGGTGAAATTGAAATCGATTGGCAAAGGGCGGATGGTTTATCTCATCGGGAAAGGTCGCCATAGAAAATTTGGCGAGAATCTCAACGAAAATAACCAGAACTACGCCTTCCGACTCAAGGGAACCGGCGACGGCGCCAAGCTCGGTTTTCTCTTTACGAGTGAGCACCCGGAAACGAAGGAACCCGACTGGCATCGCTGGTGGAGCAATGCCGAAATGCCGCTCAACGGCTGGCACCACCTGGCGTTTGATTTCACTTTTGGAAAGGCTGACAGCCTGCACGCGTACATCGACGGCAAACCTGTTGATGGTGTTTGGGACCTCAGTGGTCCAACGAGCCACTCGCCGGTGCAGGACACTGATGATCTGGTGATCGGCACCGGTTATGGGCGCAGTTCCGCTGAATCATTCCAGGGCTGGATGGACAACATCGCAATCTATCGCAAGCCGTTCTCTCCAGAGGTCATCGCTCAACGTTACTCCTATGTCCCACCGCCACCACCTGTGACTCGCGAGATGATTCCATCTGGCAAGGTGCTCGTTCAGATTAGTGAAGAGGGCGTTCCGGCCTCGAATAACTGGCCAGAGGAACCGTTGGTCACGGAGACTTATCACGAAGATGTCTTCGGACTGTTTGAGCTTCCACAAAAATATGTTGCGACAGGTGTTCGAGGTGACCGGGCGAATCCGTCTCATTTACGAGCCTCAGCGATAGTGAAACTCCCTGCTGGGAAACACCGTCTTTTGTTAAGAGGTCGTGGTGTTTGTCGGCTTTCAATCGATGGAAAGAAACTGCTCGAAACGTCAGCCCGACCAAACGATCCGGGAGGGTATGAGAAGCTCTCAGTTCAGGATAATTACCTCGATCTCGGTCCAGACTTCCGCTTCGCACCTCCGGGAAATCGTGACGCCTGGTGTGAATTCGAAACTTCGGGCGGAGAGCATTTCGTCATTCTGGAAACACTTGTCGGTGGCGTCACAGGCGGCGGGCGATTTCGGCCCGAGGTCGGGGAAACTGTCGTCGCTGTCTCACTGGAAGGGAGCGAGTCATGGTCGCTTCTTTCAGCTGGGGATCGTGAAGTCAGTTACACGGATGAAGGCTGGCAGGAGTATGAAGCAGAGCGCCGAGAAGTGCTCGCCCGAGTGAACGCAGCTGCCCGCGCCGAACGTCGAGCTGCTCATCAGGTTTATTGGGATGGAAGACGCGCTGCGGCCGCTGCGTGGCTGGCAGAGACCGACAAAGTCAACGTTCCTGAGCTTCCGGATGATGCCCCCGCACACAACGCAATCGATCATTTCATCGCTGCTCGGATTGCTGAGAGTAAACAAGACTCAACAAAAGCTGATCAGGGTGGTGTCGACTATTTCAAGGAGATTCGACCATTACTGGAGTCGCGCTGTTATGAATGCCATCAAGGTGGTAAGGCACAGGGCAATCTCCGCATCGATGATCACGCATCGATTCTGAAGGGGGGAGATTCCGAAACGCCCGCCATCGTTCCTGGAAACATCGACGAGAGCGAACTCATTGCGAGAATCACTTCGAAAGATGAGTACGTCGTCATGCCGCCAAAGGGAGCTCCACTCACGGACGACGAAGTCGCTCTGCTAAAACGCTGGATCGAGGAGGGTGCTGTATGGCCGCAATTCGATATCGAGAACTTCGAGCCAACTCCGCTCGCCGACGACCTCAGCTTTCTCCGGCGAGTCACTCTCGACACCGTTGGTGTCACACCGACTGAGGCCGAGATCGCTGCGTTCATGAACGACAACCCGGAGACACGCCGCGCCAACGTTATTGATCGCTTGTTGAACGATCCTCGCTGGGCAGACCATTGGATGGGCTACTGGCTCGACGTTCTCGCTGAAAACCCAAATATGATTAACCCGACGCTGAACAACACCGGCCCGTTTCGCTGGTGGCTGTATGAGTCGCTCCTTGATAACAAACCCGCCGACCTTTTCGTGACAGAGTTGATCCGCATGGAAGGGAGTGAACGATTCGGTGGACCGGCAGGCTTCGGCACCGCTTCGCAGAACGATCTGCCGATGGCCGCCAAGGGAATTATTGTCAGCTCCGCGTTTCTCGGGGTCGAAATGAAATGTGCCCGGTGTCACGACGCACCAACGCATGTTTCAATGCAAGAGGACTTACTACAACTCGCGGCCCTTTTGAAACAAAAAACGATCACGCTGCCCGAATCGAGTAGCGTCCCACTTGGACGACTCGAGCAGACCGGCCGTAAACCACTTATTGAAGTGACTCTCGAACCGGGGACTCAAGTTCAGCCAGCTTGGCCTTTCGAGCGTTACTGCGATGAATCGGTGGCGGACTCACTGGCTGAACATCCGGAAAACTCACGAGATCGACTCGCTGCACTCATCACTGCTCCGCAAAACGAACGTTTTGCGCAGGTGATGGTGAACCGCGTCTGGCAGCGGCTCATGGGGCGTGGCCTGGTGCCCAGTCTGTCCGATTGGGAAAAGAACAGCCCCTCTCATCCAGACTTGCTGCGGTGGCTTGGGCATCAATTCGTTGCCTCAGGTTATGATATGAAGGCCGTTAGTAGATTGATTCTGAATTCGCATGCGTATCAACGTGCGACCGATCCAACGCTGACTGAAACCAGCCCCCTCTTCATCTCCCCGGCCCCCCGACGATTGACAGCCGAGCAGATTGTTGATTCTGTTTTCCACGCGACCGGGACTCCCTTCGATCTGGAAGAAGTCAGTCTGGACATCGACGGCGTTCGTTCTATTAAGACCACTATTACCCTCGGACATGCTCGGCGTTCCTGGATGCTGGCTTCAACGTCCAACGAACGGGATCGTCCCAGTTTATCACTGCCACGTATTACGGCTGTGACAAGTGTGTTAAAGACCTTCGGTTGGCGCGGAGCCAGACAGGATCCGCAAAGTCTTCGCGACACAGATTCCAACATTCTTCAGCCAGCGATCTATGCCAACGGCGTCATGAGCATCTGGCTGACGCGGCTGAGCGATCGACACGGAATCACGCAGCTTGTCATGGAAGATCAGTCGGTCGAACAACTGGTTGACCGACTATTTCTTAAATTGCTGACTCGGAAGCCGTCGGCTGAAGAGAAAGAGCTTTACGTAAATTTATTGTCCAAAGGGTACGACACTCGTGTCATCCCTGAATCGAAGCGAATCAAGCCGACACCAGGCAAGCGAGAACCCGTTCGCTATGTGACTTGGTCGAATCACGTTGATGGCCCAGCCAATGAACTGGCTGTTCAGCAAGAAGCTGAAGCTCGTCGTGGTGACCCGCCTACCAATGCCTTGGACAACGATTGGCGTCTTCGTATGGAGGACGTGCTCTGGGCAATTCTTAATGCTCCCGAATGGGTTTACACCCCTTGA
- a CDS encoding DUF1501 domain-containing protein — protein MQRRHFIKQAGVLAGAALASRSTFASPTAINVPKGKAEHVVFVWLGGGMAQIDTFDPKNRGNSKATPKLAGSEYDTIDTIVPGVKFCEHLHRTAKLADRLTAVRTVNHHLVDEHAFGTNFVHTGRLITGSTTYPSIGSIVSHVRGAVNPDVPAYMLIGYPNVSRGPGFLGAKAGYVYLVDTESGPAGFTRPEGVTSLRVDRRRQLLEPLTARVPNDSVVAQYRDAQSEALRLAGPDFMRHFRLKDESDELRQAYGGEFGQRCLLARRLVQAGVRFIEVSHNLNFINGTGWDTHNEGQQNQHLLIEELDIALSALITDLEQKKMLDKTLIAIGTEFGRPAAYDARGGRGHQGSCFSLLLAGGGLNHQGAYGVTDELSKNIVENPVSVPDFHATIHAALGINPALELFDNARPVPITDGGKPIAALFG, from the coding sequence ATGCAACGACGACATTTCATAAAACAAGCTGGCGTATTAGCTGGAGCTGCTCTGGCAAGTCGCTCAACATTCGCATCTCCAACTGCAATAAACGTCCCGAAAGGGAAAGCTGAGCACGTGGTGTTCGTCTGGCTGGGTGGGGGAATGGCCCAGATCGATACGTTCGATCCCAAGAATCGCGGGAACTCCAAAGCGACACCAAAGCTCGCCGGCTCTGAGTACGACACGATCGACACCATCGTCCCTGGTGTAAAGTTCTGCGAGCATTTACACCGCACTGCGAAGCTCGCTGACCGACTCACTGCCGTGCGAACCGTCAATCATCATCTGGTCGACGAACACGCTTTCGGGACCAACTTCGTTCATACCGGCCGGCTCATCACTGGGAGTACGACTTATCCCTCAATCGGTTCGATCGTCAGCCATGTGCGAGGAGCAGTCAACCCGGATGTCCCCGCCTATATGCTGATCGGTTACCCCAACGTCAGCCGTGGCCCCGGTTTTCTTGGTGCTAAAGCAGGCTATGTCTATCTCGTTGATACCGAAAGCGGACCAGCTGGCTTCACGCGACCAGAAGGAGTGACGTCACTTCGCGTCGACCGACGTCGGCAGTTGCTCGAACCTTTAACTGCCCGAGTCCCGAACGACTCCGTTGTTGCGCAGTACCGGGATGCTCAGTCTGAGGCTCTGCGTCTAGCTGGACCGGACTTCATGCGACACTTCCGCCTGAAGGATGAGTCTGACGAGTTGCGGCAAGCCTATGGCGGCGAGTTCGGTCAACGTTGTCTGCTTGCTCGGCGTCTGGTGCAAGCAGGAGTGCGGTTCATCGAAGTCTCACATAACCTGAACTTCATCAACGGCACCGGCTGGGACACACATAACGAAGGCCAGCAGAATCAGCACTTGCTCATCGAGGAACTCGACATCGCTTTGTCAGCTCTCATCACTGATCTCGAACAAAAAAAGATGCTCGATAAAACCCTCATTGCAATCGGCACAGAGTTCGGTCGTCCGGCCGCCTACGATGCTCGCGGTGGACGAGGACATCAGGGAAGTTGCTTCAGCCTGCTTCTCGCAGGCGGCGGTTTAAATCATCAAGGCGCTTACGGTGTGACCGATGAGTTGAGTAAGAACATCGTCGAAAACCCCGTTTCAGTCCCGGACTTCCACGCGACGATCCACGCCGCACTCGGCATCAATCCTGCACTTGAACTCTTCGACAATGCCCGCCCCGTGCCGATTACCGACGGGGGCAAACCGATCGCTGCGTTGTTCGGATAA
- a CDS encoding acetylxylan esterase yields MRALSFLRPLTFAILVLSGSLLAAEENYSLKVVAERENAIYEIGEEAKFVVTLTQGGKPVTGKVTYVVDDFMSEHADQFPRGKLDLADGNTIPVKMTSPGFLKCRVNFQTSENKKLSATAGLGFSPTKIPLSLPVPDDFDQFWADQKEQLAQIPADAKLTHVDHKDQSVQCFDVQVDCLGGAPVSGYLAKPRNAKEKSLPAILWVHGAGVRSSSLSNAIKGAKANMLSMDINAHGLPNGKPGEFYQEQNAGRLSNYRHAGREDRETSYFRGMFLRLVRAIDFLADQPEWDGKTVIVVGHSQGGGQALVAGGLDERVTFIATGVPAICDHSGRAADRINGWPKLVPQSENGEPDSKILEASRYVDAVNFASRCKADAIMSVGFIDTVCPPSSCFAAYNQLQGGKQVINEPLMGHAAPRHIHKAFFDAIQEHVSQQNSAN; encoded by the coding sequence ATGCGCGCCCTATCTTTCCTGAGACCTCTGACCTTTGCGATCTTGGTACTGTCTGGATCTCTTCTCGCAGCTGAAGAAAACTATTCGCTCAAAGTGGTCGCAGAAAGAGAAAACGCCATTTACGAGATCGGCGAGGAAGCCAAATTCGTCGTGACACTCACTCAGGGAGGGAAGCCTGTCACTGGAAAAGTGACTTACGTCGTTGACGACTTTATGTCGGAGCATGCGGATCAATTCCCACGCGGGAAACTCGATCTGGCGGATGGCAATACGATTCCCGTAAAGATGACTTCTCCCGGATTCCTGAAGTGCCGAGTCAACTTCCAGACATCTGAAAACAAAAAACTATCCGCCACAGCAGGGCTTGGATTTTCACCAACCAAAATTCCTTTGAGCCTTCCGGTTCCGGACGATTTTGATCAATTTTGGGCTGACCAGAAGGAGCAGTTGGCACAAATTCCTGCAGACGCCAAATTGACGCACGTGGATCATAAAGATCAATCGGTTCAGTGTTTCGATGTGCAGGTCGATTGCCTGGGTGGAGCGCCGGTTTCTGGTTACCTCGCCAAGCCACGTAATGCGAAAGAGAAGAGCTTGCCTGCGATTTTATGGGTCCATGGTGCGGGAGTTCGCAGCTCAAGTCTGTCGAATGCAATCAAAGGGGCGAAAGCAAATATGCTCTCCATGGACATCAACGCACATGGACTTCCCAACGGAAAGCCGGGAGAATTCTATCAAGAGCAGAATGCAGGACGGTTGAGTAATTATCGCCACGCCGGTCGCGAGGATCGGGAAACATCCTACTTCCGTGGGATGTTCCTCAGGTTAGTACGCGCCATCGATTTTCTCGCTGACCAACCAGAATGGGACGGTAAGACAGTCATCGTTGTTGGTCATAGTCAGGGTGGTGGTCAGGCACTTGTCGCTGGTGGTCTCGATGAGCGTGTCACGTTTATTGCGACCGGAGTCCCAGCCATTTGCGATCACTCCGGCCGAGCGGCCGATCGTATCAACGGGTGGCCGAAACTTGTTCCGCAGTCAGAGAATGGCGAACCCGACTCAAAGATTCTCGAAGCATCCCGGTATGTCGATGCCGTCAATTTCGCCAGTCGATGCAAGGCTGATGCAATCATGAGTGTCGGCTTCATTGATACTGTTTGCCCGCCGTCAAGTTGCTTCGCAGCCTACAATCAACTGCAAGGAGGCAAGCAAGTCATCAATGAGCCTTTGATGGGACATGCCGCGCCGAGACACATTCATAAGGCTTTCTTCGATGCGATCCAAGAACATGTGAGCCAACAAAACTCTGCAAACTGA